A single genomic interval of Gouania willdenowi chromosome 10, fGouWil2.1, whole genome shotgun sequence harbors:
- the LOC114471094 gene encoding histone-lysine N-methyltransferase NSD2-like: protein MNQSYRPGVRVGSAFDSNRQELRSHVGLVGTSYGNQCGSITAKPGSNQFSSTHLPSSSLKQPAFMGFTQTDRSHCYNPLRRPQDGSTTLGRDLLHSRSSLRCASPISDDDEFEAPSIQLPSSPDNDDSETFGSLRDVSRNGFSSHSTDSFDHCSPTPNGYLHFESTLFDSSDIREEGECGEEPGTFHHSPKLVQDRTVADRKTTCTSKVDKRIYKPTLFNLMSKTISELNPTLSPSALPEITMRDRWSFGAQSDSDGEHGSPIDPGLISPAGTNSNSNSPKKKPLPAVKYMEGDLVWAKFNRRPWWPCQVTCDPDQGVHTKIKVPSPRPCRVYFLETIGEIIERAWVPATAVFPFEGGHQFEELPVLRRRGKQKEKDYKYTIPKSLQTAWKVGVAEAEYLLPGRQKKNESGILASINGEERIPSPHLTETPTKTACLSLDSTLSPLLCTSPDGNENPLSKNSYIPTNKTKTCRRKKKRLSDIFGHMLGGSKESSALTRASDRFHPTTCALKEESKDSPYADLESVPMLHRPKRTVLSSPQDTKQKDKFQKVNQRTDSFFNKITTLKDGNCKQDLGSCEALTFSSGEEPSQEPLASSRLMRRKAEDTDLKDALGTNQDSTEASTEDSKTTGVPIKAKRTSNHESPSKEFFSMNYSSPKRPKPKMNQKQTHNGSFSGSSGSMIHPVQIKTENISTDLKTISPSRSLSPMDALVNVKEIKFKSVVREDRGESEHFQPNSNYKFSTFLMLLKDMHDTREQEGKPLMVPPPPVLIKEEPLVIPTATESEQKLGSYDGSHHLIKLENGQPGKSKSLPNTGINIKNWTKNGREACGNSQFGSPDKQRRKQRLPAKLELSPPDLSSELADLSYGREFVSGHADLAATGLDSPVAHSYLDTSSDSMAPKKHWLMMVDDEDGDAAKDKDRALMELKKSETSTTSLDLDVSIEKLTENESNLSDTSSTSRNSESKRPRKPTKRLLESTEEYEEMFSPKKKPTNLTSESFKMETSEMTAFDDLSCSSEMVPSASSSPRPLKQRPSEDQLSLVAPPVSPDNVQPSFDTEEAEEKDLPSETDSTSVALVKKRPRKSLHKILECTIEEVPVASKDTKELKRYSGITSEVKVLVKKAQLGSLLKKRSVPSSPPAPSQKSPPSSEVSTFPKQEAEEEACSSEDNPDVHTETLKPKSEEQPVGLNDSLSSPVDVKVRIGAACLKENVCQVCERTGDLMVCDGHCFGAFHLQCIGLSASPKGKFICPECNSGAHTCFVCKKSGSGVKRCMIPLCGKFYHSDCILAYSATQLHNKGFRCSLHVCLSCYVANPLNIGSSKGRLARCVRCPVAYHANDNCMAAGSLVLANNSFLCPNHFTPRKGYKNHEHINVSWCFVCSEGGSLLCCEACPAAFHRECLNIEMPQGSWFCNDCKAGKRSRIKDMLWVKWGRYRWWPAEVCLNKDVPTNILRLKHEVGEFPVQFFGSKDFVWTYQARVFPYMEGDTHNIEKMAKGADTVYKKALAEAAERFKELQVEKEMKQLQENKKNNKKPPPFKPIKVNRPIGKVQIITADLSEIPRCNCKASDENPCGIDSECINRMLLYECHPQVCAAGERCQNQTFTKREYTTVEIFRTLSRGWGLRGISDIKKGAFVSEYVGEVIDEEECRARIRHAQENDICNFYMLTLDKDRIIDAGPKGNQARFMNHSCQPNCETQKWTVNGDTRVGLFALQDIPQGVELTFNYNLECRGNGKTACKCGSPNCSGFLGVRPKNQPPPEKLKEGKRRKRKTKQEVKKEREDECFSCGDGGQIVSCKKPGCPKVYHADCLNLAKRPAGRWECPWHQCDVCGKEAASFCEMCPNSFCKEHRDGMLFVSKRDGKLCCNEHDPCGPDPLEPGEIREYVPDVTSVRPGKLSASVTPSLTADSRRSSACTASSSSSSSSGGEGESKPDPPPRLYINTKTATSSFVPSSRSRLTSTTDGKTFSKLQREGVELEEGEVCGIEVEEADEVDDEDDDDDDEEGEDSEPEEVEVVLDEEGEEEEPLCESSMLEEGDEEEEEEEEDGEDLNSWDEDDDDNDEEEEEWRG, encoded by the exons ATGAATCAGTCTTACAGACCGGGTGTTCGGGTGGGCTCAGCATTTGACTCAAACCGACAAGAACTGAGGTCCCATGTTGGTCTCGTGGGCACTTCTTATGGAAACCAATGTGGAAGCATCACAGCAAAGCCAGGATCCAACCAGTTCTCATCCACACACCTGCCAAGTTCTAGCCTCAAACAGCCTGCTTTCATGGGATTTACCCAGACTGATAGATCTCACTGTTACAATCCACTGAGGAGGCCTCAGGATGGGTCCACTACTCTGGGAAGAGATCTTCTTCATTCTCGCAGCAGCTTGCGCTGTGCTAGTCCGATCAGTGACGATGATGAGTTTGAGGCACCGTCGATTCAGCTACCGTCATCACCAGACAATGATGACTCTGAGACTTTTGGCAGTTTACGGGACGTGAGCAGAAATGGGTTCTCCTCTCATAGTACTGACAGCTTTGATCACTGTTCTCCCACCCCAAATGGATACCTACACTTTGAGTCCACACTGTTTGACAGCAGCGACATTAGAGAGGAGGGGGAATGTGGTGAGGAACCAGGGACTTTTCACCACTCTCCAAAGTTGGTTCAGGATCGAACTGTCGCTGATCGCAAGACCACCTGTACCTCAAAGGTGGACAAGAGGATTTACAAACCGACACTGTTTAACCTCATGTCCAAAACTATATCTGAACTCAACCCTACACTCAGCCCCAGCGCACTGCCAGAAATCACTATGAGGGATAGATGGAGCTTTGGAGCTCAATCAGACAGTGATGGTGAACATGGCTCTCCTATTGACCCAGGACTTATTTCACCAGCTGGCACCAACTCCAAT TCCAACAGCCCGAAGAAAAAGCCTCTTCCTGCAGTGAAGTACATGGAAGGAGACTTGGTTTGGGCAAAATTCAACAGACGACCATGGTGGCCCTGCCAGGTCACCTGTGACCCAGACCAGGGGGTTCACACGAAGATAAAAG tccCAAGTCCTCGTCCCTGTCGGGTTTATTTTTTGGAAACAATTGGAGAGATAATTGAACGTGCCTGGGTCCCAGCAACTGCAGTCTTTCCTTTTGAAGGAGGCCATCAGTTTGAGGAGCTTCCTGTGCTGAGACGGCGAGGCAAACAGAAGGAGAAGGACTACAAATACACA ATACCTAAAAGTTTGCAGACTGCATGGAAGGTCGGTGTGGCAGAAGCAGAGTATCTGCTCCCAGGTcgacaaaagaaaaatgaaagtgGGATTTTAGCTTCGATCAATGGAGAAGAACGTATACCGAGTCCACATCTGACTGAAACGCCAACAAAGACTGCTTGTCTATCTCTGGACTCCACTTTATCCCCATTACTTTGCACATCTCCCGATGGAAATGAAAACCCTCTGAGTAAAAACTCATATATTCCAACTAACAAGACTAAAACTTGTAGAAGGAAAAAGAAACGTTTGTCGGACATATTTGGTCATATGCTTGGTGGATCGAAGGAATCATCTGCTCTCACGAGAGCGTCTGATCGGTTTCACCCAACAACCTGTGCACTGAAAGAAGAGTCCAAGGACTCACCTTATGCAGACCTGGAGTCTGTCCCGATGCTGCATCGTCCGAAACGTACAGTCCTGTCCTCACCTCAGGACACCAAACAGAAAGATAAGTTTCAGAAAGTAAACCAACGTACAGActcattttttaacaaaataacaactctTAAAGATGGGAATTGTAAACAGGATTTGGGCAGCTGTGAAGCACTTACCTTCTCTTCAGGTGAAGAACCGTCTCAGGAACCTTTAGCCAGCAGTCGCCTCATGAGGAGGAAGGCAGAAGACACTGACCTCAAAGATGCACTGGGCACAAATCAAGACTCAACAGAGGCGTCTACTGAAGATAGCAAAACTACTGGTGTTCCTATCAAAGCTAAGAGGACTTCAAATCATGAATCCCCCAGCAAAGAGTTCTTCTCCATGAATTACAGCTCCCCAAAGAGGCCCAAGCCCAAGATGAATCAGAAACAAACTCACAATGGCTCATTCAGTGGCTCAAGTGGATCTATGATACACCCTGttcaaatcaaaacagaaaatatttctACAGATCTCAAAACCATTTCCCCTTCCCGGTCCTTGTCTCCTATGGATGCACTTGTCAATGTCAAAGAAATTAAGTTCAAATCAGTTGTGAGAGAGGACCGTGGTGAATCAGAGCATTTTCAGCCCAACTCCAATTATAAGTTCAGTACATTCCTTATGCTACTAAAAGACATGCATGATACCAGAGAACAGGAAGGCAAACCTTTGATGGTTCCACCTCCACCGGTTCTAATCAAAGAGGAACCGCTTGTTATTCCTACAGCTAcagaaagtgaacaaaaattagGCTCATATGATGGATCACATCATCTGATCAAACTTGAAAATGGCCAACCAGGAAAATCCAAGTCATTGCCAAATACAGGGATTAACATAAAGAATTGGACTAAGAATGGCAGAGAAGCTTGTGGAAACTCTCAGTTTGGAAGCCCAGACAAGCAGCGCAGGAAGCAAAGACTACCAGCCAAACTGGAACTGAGCCCACCAGACCTTTCCTCAGAACTGGCTGACCTGTCTTACGGCAGAGAGTTTGTTAGCGGCCACGCTGACTTGGCTGCTACCGGCTTGGATTCTCCTGTGGCTCACAGCTACCTCGATACGAGCTCTGATTCAATGGCACCAAAGAAGCACTGGTTGATGATGgttgatgatgaagatggtgaTGCTGCTAAGGATAAGGATCGTGCTTTGATGGAGTTGAAAAAGTCTGAAACCAGCACAACATCTTTGGATCTGGATGTTTCAATTGAGAAGCTCACAGAAAATGAGTCAAATCTCTCAGATACAAGCAGCACTTCCA GAAATTCAGAGAGCAAACGTCCCAGGAAACCGACTAAAAGGCTTCTTGAATCCACCGAGGAGTATGAAGAAATGTTTTCTCCAAAAAAGAAACCCACTAACCTGACTTCTGAGTCCTTCAAAATG GAAACTTCTGAAATGACTGCATTCGATGATCTCAGCTGCTCATCAGAAATGGTTCCCTCCGCTTCCTCCTCTCCCCGCCCGCTGAAACAAAGACCATCGGAAGACCAGCTCTCTCTTGTAGCACCTCCTGTATCTCCTGATAATGTACAACCGAGCTTTGACACCGAGGAGGCTGAAGAAAAAGATCTACCTTCTGAGACAG ACTCGACATCAGTGGCCCTTGTGAAAAAACGGCCAAGAAAGTCATTGCACAAAATCCTTGAATGCACCATAGAGGAAGTACCTGTTGCCTCTAAAGACACAAAG gAACTAAAGCGCTACAGTGGAATCACATCGGAAGTGAAGGTGTTGGTCAAGAAAGCTCAA TTGGGATCTCTATTGAAAAAGAGGTCTGTGCCCAGCTCGCCACCTGCTCCCTCACAGAAAAGTCCACCGAGCTCTGAAGTATCCACATTCCCAAAGCAGGAAGCGGAAGAGGAGGCCTGCAGCAGTGAGGACAACCCAGATGTACACACTGAAACCCTGAAGCCAAAATCAGAG GAGCAGCCTGTTGGTCTGAATGATAGCCTTTCCTCCCCAGTAGATGTGAAAGTGAGAATAGGAGCAGCATGCTTGAAGGAGAATGTTTGCCAG GTGTGTGAGAGAACCGGTGACCTAATGGTGTGTGACGGTCACTGCTTTGGAGCTTTCCACCTGCAGTGCATTGGCCTGTCTGCATCTCCCAAAGGGAAATTCATTTGTCCAGAATGCAACAGTG GTGCTCACACATGCTTTGTGTGTAAAAAGTCTGGTAGTGGAGTGAAGCGCTGCATGATACCACTGTGTGGGAAGTTCTACCACTCTGATTGTATACTGGCCTACTCAGCCACTCAGCTCCATAATAAAGGCTTTCGCTGTTCACTACATGTGTGCCTCTCCTGCTACGTCGCCAACCCTCTCAACATCGGCAGCTCCAAAG GTCGATTGGCTCGGTGTGTGCGCTGCCCAGTGGCATATCACGCCAATGACAACTGCATGGCAGCTGGCAGCCTGGTGCTGGCCAACAATAGCTTCCTCTGTCCAAACCACTTCACTCCACGCAAAGGCTACAAGAACCACGAACACATCAACGTCAGCTGGTGCTTCGTCTGCTCCGAAG GAGGAAGCCTATTGTGCTGTGAAGCCTGTCCTGCTGCTTTCCATCGGGAGTGTTTAAACATAGAGATGCCTCAGGGGAGCTGGTTCTGCAATGACTGCAAAGCTGGAAAAAGGTCTCGAATCAAAGACATGCTCTGGGTGAAATGGGGGCGCTATCG GTGGTGGCCTGCTGAAGTCTGTCTGAACAAAGATGTCCCAACCAACATCTTACGGCTGAAACACGAGGTAGGAGAATTCCCAGTGCAGTTCTTCGGTTCCAAAGACTTTGTGTGGACGTACCAGGCCAGGGTCTTCCCCTACATGGAGGGAGACACTCACAACATTGAAAAAATGGCCAAAGGTGCAGACACAGTGTACAAGAAAG CGCTGGCTGAAGCAGCTGAGAGGTTCAAAGAGCTTCAGGTAGAAAAAGAAATGAAgcagcttcaggaaaacaaaaagaataacaaaaagcCTCCTCCATTTAAACCTATTAAG GTAAACCGGCCTATTGGGAAGGTGCAGATCATCACGGCTGACTTGTCAGAGATCCCCCGTTGTAACTGTAAAGCATCAGACGAGAACCCATGTGGCATCGACTCAGAGTGCATCAATCGCATGCTGTTGTACGAGTGTCACCCTCAAGTGTGCGCAGCAGGGGAGCGATGTCAGAACCAGACGTTTACCAAACGAGAGTACACAACTGTGGAGATTTTCAGGACTCTGTCCCGGGGCTGGGGTTTACGTGGCATTTCAGATATCAAAAAG GGAGCCTTTGTGAGTGAATATGTGGGTGAGGTGATAGATGAGGAAGAGTGTCGCGCCAGGATCCGTCACGCTCAGGAAAATGACATCTGTAACTTCTACATGCTAACACTGGACAAG GACCGAATCATAGACGCCGGCCCCAAAGGCAACCAGGCTCGTTTCATGAACCACAGCTGCCAGCCTAACTGTGAGACTCAGAAGTGGACTGTGAACGGAGATACCAGAGTAGGACTGTTTGCACTACAGGACATCCCACAAG GTGTGGAGCTGACTTTTAACTACAACCTGGAGTGTCGGGGTAATGGAAAGACTGCCTGTAAATGTGGCTCTCCCAACTGTAGCGGATTTCTTGGTGTTAGACCAAAG aaTCAACCTCCACCGGAGAAACTAAAGGAAGGGAAacggaggaagaggaaaaccaAGCAAGAAGTAAAGAAGGAGAGGGAGGACGAGTGCTTCAGCTGTGGGGACGGGGGACAGATAGTGTCCTGTAAGAAGCCAGGATGTCCAAAGGTCTACCACGCGGACTGCCTTAATCTGGCAAAGAGACCTGCAG GGCGATGGGAGTGTCCTTGGCATCAGTGTGACGTGTGCGGTAAAGAAGCAGCTTCCTTCTGTGAGATGTGTCCCAACTCCTTCTGTAAGGAGCATCGAGACGGGATGCTCTTCGTCTCCAAGCGCGATGGAAAGCTGTGCTGCAACGAACACGATCCCTGTGGGCCTGACCCGCTGGAGCCGGGGGAGATCCGGGAATACGTGCCTGACGTGACCTCTGTGAGGCCTGGGAAACTGTCTGCGTCCGTCACCCCCTCGCTGACTGCTGACTCAAGGAGATCATCTGCTTGtactgcttcttcttcttcttcttcttcttctggtggGGAAGGAGAATCCAAGCCTGATCCTCCTCCTCGTCTCTACATCAACACAAAGACCGCTACCTCCAGCTTTGTCCCCTCCAGCAGGTCTCGCCTCACCAGCACAACTGATGGGAAGACTTTCTCCAAGCTGCAGAGGGAGGGTGTGGAGCTAGAGGAAGGGGAGGTGTGTGGGATAGAGGTAGAAGAGGCGGATGAGGTAGATGATGAAgacgatgacgatgatgatgaagaagggGAAGACAGTGAACCGGAGGAAGTGGAGGTTGTGTTGGATGAGGAGGGTGAAGAGGAGGAGCCTCTGTGTGAAAGCAGCATGCTGGAGGAGGgagatgaagaagaggaggaggaggaggaggatggagaGGATTTAAACTCTTgggatgaggatgatgatgataatgatgaggaggaagaggagtggAGAGGATGA
- the LOC114471278 gene encoding UPF0461 protein C5orf24 homolog: MMHQGASSSSSDFCTGGLTEDYRPISHVELCSTQPNKFYPSSSNPSLQLSLVGFPQLPQGMQKAFACHLQDSQNDFHQKMLNIKAPESLGPDRVKKKQKSGVKSGRRGRPSGTTKLAGYRTSTGRPLGTTKAAGYKTSPGRPPGTTKAAGYKVSPGRPPGSIRSLARLKKLQLLYDNAKKLDLDNCGVPTKLDFPACDVPQFPFTLVEKRELCELSGKVDEATE; encoded by the coding sequence ATGATGCACCAAGgggccagcagcagcagcagtgactTTTGTACTGGTGGTCTGACAGAGGACTACCGTCCTATCAGTCACGTTGAACTATGTAGCACTCAACCCAACAAATTTTACCCATCATCATCCAATCCCAGTCTGCAGCTATCCCTGGTTGGCTTTCCTCAGTTGCCACAGGGAATGCAAAAAGCCTTTGCCTGTCACCTCCAGGATTCACAGAATGACTTCCAtcaaaaaatgttaaacatcAAGGCCCCTGAGTCTCTGGGGCCGGACCGGgtgaagaagaagcagaagagcGGGGTGAAGTCAGGGCGTAGAGGGAGGCCTTCAGGGACCACAAAGTTAGCCGGATACCGTACGAGCACTGGACGTCCCCTTGGAACGACTAAAGCCGCCGGGTACAAAACCAGCCCGGGGAGGCCACCTGGAACCACTAAAGCTGCAGGTTACAAAGTGAGCCCTGGCAGGCCCCCAGGCAGCATCAGGAGTCTAGCTCGGCTCAAGAAGCTCCAGTTACTTTACGATAACGCCAAGAAACTTGACCTCGACAACTGTGGTGTTCCAACAAAACTGGATTTCCCGGCTTGCGATGTGCCACAATTTCCTTTCACTCTGGTGGAGAAAAGAGAGCTGTGTGAGCTCAGTGGGAAAGTGGATGAAGCCACTGAATAA
- the atp5po gene encoding ATP synthase peripheral stalk subunit OSCP, mitochondrial yields the protein MAAHMLGQQARQFSTSVIRPAAKLIRPPIQVYGVEGRYAVALFSAASKQNKLDQVEQELGKVSALIKDPKISSIVMNPHVKRSIKQKAFGDALTKSKASSITVNLINVLSDNGRLTLTGDVINAFGKMMSAHRGEVLCSVTTSQPLDQTDLAELKVALKGFLKKGETIKLETKSDPSILGGMIVSIGDNYVDMSTKTKILKLTKLMKET from the exons ATGGCAGCACACATGCTAGGACAGCAG GCCCGTCAGTTCAGCACGTCTGTGATCAGACCAGCTGCTAAACTGATCAGG CCTCCCATTCAGGTGTATGGGGTGGAGGGTCGTTATGCTGTTGCTCTGTTCTCAGCTGCCAGTAAGCAGAACAAACTGGACCAAGTGGAGCAGGAGCTGGGAAAAGTATCT GCCCTGATCAAGGACCCTAAAATCTCCAGTATCGTGATGAACCCTCACGTGAAGCGCAGCATTAAACAGAAGGCCTTCGGTGATGCTCTCACAAAGTCCAAGGCTTCATCTATCACCGTCAACCTCATCA ATGTTCTTTCCGACAATGGTCGTCTCACCCTAACTGGTGATGTTATCAATGCGTTTGGCAAAATGATGAGTGCACACCGTGGAGAGGTCCTCTGCTCTGTCACAACCTCTCAG CCACTTGATCAAACAGATCTTGCTGAGCTGAAAGTGGCTCTTAAGGGCTTCCTTAAAAAGGGAGAAACCATCAAGCTGGAAACCAAG TCTGATCCTTCAATCCTTGGTGGTATGATTGTCAGTATCGGAGACAACTATGTGGATATGTCCACCAAAACTAAGATCCTGAAACTGACCAAGCTCATGAAAGAAACTTAA
- the LOC114471089 gene encoding serine/threonine-protein phosphatase 2A catalytic subunit beta isoform-like yields MEDKCFTKELDGWIEQLNECKQLTENQVKILCEKAKEILTKESNVQEVRCPVTVCGDVHGQFHDLMELFKIGGRSPDTNYLFMGDYVDRGYYSVETVTLLVSLKVRFRERITILRGNHESRQITQVYGFYDECLRKYGNANVWKYFTDLFDYLPLTALVDNQIFCLHGGLSPSIDTLEHIRALDRLQEVPHEGPMCDLLWSDPDDRGGWGISPRGAGYTFGQDISETFNHANGLTLVSRAHQLVMEGYNWCHDRNVVTIFSAPNYCYRCGNQAAIMELDDTLKYSFLQFDPAPRRGEPHVTRRTPDYFL; encoded by the exons ATGGAGGACAAGTGTTTCACCAAGGAGCTGGACGGCTGGATCGAACAGCTGAACGAGTGCAAACAGCTCACAGAGAATCAGGTCAAAATCCTGTGTGAAAAG GCTAAGGAGATCCTGACAAAGGAATCTAACGTACAGGAAGTGAGATGTCCAGTGACTGTGTGTGGAGATGTTCACGGACAGTTTCATGACCTCATGGAGCTGTTTAAGATTGGAGGGAGGTCACCAGACACAAACTACCTCTTCATGGGGGACTATGTGGATAGAGGTTACTATTCTGTAGAGACAGTCACACTTCTTGTTTCCCTTAAG GTAAGATTTCGGGAACGAATCACAATCCTCAGAGGGAACCACGAAAGTAGGCAGATCACACAAGTGTACGGCTTTTATGACGAGTGCTTGAGGAAATATGGAAATGCCAATGTTTGGAAGTACTTCACAGATCTGTTTGACTATCTGCCCCTCACTGCACTGGTGGATAACCAG ATTTTCTGCCTCCATGGAGGATTATCCCCATCCATAGACACATTGGAACACATCAGAGCGCTGGATCGCTTACAGGAAGTTCCTCATGAG GGTCCGATGTGTGACTTGTTATGGTCAGATCCAGATGACCGTGGAGGCTGGGGCATCTCACCCCGGGGTGCTGGTTACACCTTTGGGCAGGACATTTCCGAGACCTTCAACCATGCAAACGGCCTAACGTTGGTTTCTAGAGCTCACCAGCTGGTGATGGAG GGTTACAACTGGTGCCACGATCGCAATGTAGTGACGATCTTCAGCGCGCCAAACTATTGTTATCGTTGTGGAAACCAGGCTGCAATCATGGAACTGGATGACACTTTGAAGTACTCCTT cCTACAGTTTGACCCTGCACCACGCAGAGGGGAGCCTCATGTGACCAGGCGAACACCAGATtatttcctgtaa